The genomic region ATTCAAATTAACCAAATCATTTAGTTATATTGTCGACCTTGGTGTGGAATGTGAGTGGCGATACAAGAGATAAAAGTCTCTCACGTTTAAGCGACTATTCACTGTTTGATGAGAGCTGAAGCCAAATTCTTGACATGAGTGTCGCTggctgatgtttaaaataatgcGGTGGAAAGTATGGGTGCATGGGTTAGATCACTGTCAGGTGAACCACTTAAGAAAATAGACGTTTCATTTTCAAACCCCTGATGAAACAGTGCAGAGATATAATTACAGAGGTACACTTGGAATGACCATGaagaaaacaatcaaaaaatTGTCACTGGCCACAGGTGTTTTCTTTTACCAGTAATATAAATTGTGGAATTTTAATTGTACTAAAAGCAGATTCAGTAAAGGGAATTTTGGATGATTGCAAAAttacatgtaaaaaaagaacCCTGAAAAATCTTATCTTAGTTACGAGGCAAGGTTTTATGTTGAAGCCCTCTGTTAAAACACAACTATTCAATCACCTTTAATAACCATAAAACCAAAAACTACAATACTTGCAGTTGCAGCTGCAGAGAAGTCTGTAGTGAGGTCTTTAGTCTCTTGCTGTTCCAAAGGTAAGACGCTTAAGAAAACCACTGTGCCTTCTTTTCAGTGATTATATTGATCGCACTGGAAAGGGGGAATCCAATTACACCGATaacacagagaggcagcagcTGTTCATCACTCTATCAGTACTGAGTAGAAAACTAAAGAATGTTGATATGCAACCCAAGAGCAGTGCACCTTATGCTTGATTCGTTCTCACCTCTAAACACAGCCAGTAAATTAGAGCAGTTCAATCATCATATTAATCACTGCAGAGCTGCGTTTTCCCCACACTGTAGGCTACACGTGCACATTTTACCTAAGAGGTCAGAGGGCAAAGGCTGGACAAGCTGGGGAGGCGTCCTCTTTTCCAGCTCACCATTATAATGTTTATCTCGATTTTCCCTCAAGTCTGAACTGTCTTGCCGTTTCAGcagcgtgtctgtgtgtgtttccgcATATACCGGTGTCTTTCCATTTTCTCCTGTTTGTCATTAACGCCTTTGAGAAAGAACTTTGCAATGTATTTTATCATGAGTGCTTTTCATAATCCAGGAGACCTCTTTTATACTTCGAATTCTTTAAGCTAATTGCATGTGAAGTCTTCTTATTTCAAGAGGGAtaaaaagatgatgatgatgaaaggGTAGAATGTAGTCTTTTCACATGGTGAATGTAAAGTAGACGAAAGCAACATTTCAATGGGCAAGCACTGAGATTGCCAttagcaattaaaaaaaagacctgcACAAAGCTCCCATTAGCTTATTGTAGATGCTGTGTTATATGATGATATAAGATTACTGTTACTAATCTCTTTGATTATGTAGCAAACCCTCTGGTGCACAGGGCCACAGGTGTCTGTCAGATATACCAATAATAGCATCCATGAGCTGAGAGGTGTATCTTTTTCTGCATTTGACTTTAAACTTATTTTTCCACCAGAGGGCAGCAACAGTCAGAACAAACCCTTGCTGATTTTCTTCACCTTTTGAAAGCCCATCCCTCATGTAAGAAAATTACCTATATAATACACCAAACTGACCGATGCATACATGTTACTAAATACATAAAAACGCGCTTAAATAACTTAAAGGACTCAGGAAAATCCTAAAAGAGAGTGTAATTTTGCCTCACTTTCCTTCTAAATTCCAGCAGACCAATGCAGCTGTCACAAACCATAAAAATTGCACATTAGTAACCACTAAGTCATAGGTGGTGTTTTTTTGGGAAAACAGTCTTTATTTAGTGTAAATACAATGTGCCCCCATTTTCTATGAAGGCTTTTGAAAGAATGCTGAAGACATGTTGGTCTCTGAACTTCTCATTGCTTTTGCCCTGGATTCTGGCAGCCCTGTAGTCAGTGTTCATTATCTGCTCTTACAGCTTTGACTTCGGCACAGCAATTACATCCTCAGCTGCGCTGATTAATCCAACATGGAGGCATTTCACAAAATGGTTTTGAAAAGACATTTCCAGACACTTACCAGGGAGTAGCTGTGGCACGGCTTGTTTATGCAGATAGACCGCAGCCAGTCATATAGCAATAAGATGTTTTCAATGGCTGCTTAAGTGTTCTCTTAACCTCTAGTGTATACTTTTCAGAAAACAATAGACTGTTGGGAAAGTGATTAATTCACTCTATTTTACTCCTGACATAAAATGGAGGTCTGCCTGATGTCATGTTTGGGTAATGTACATTTCTCTATTGTTGAACATATTCCCTCTATGGCCATCGGTTAATATGTCTCCACTGCTCTCTGCTTAACTGCTGAACCTTCCATTCTCTCCTGACAATCACATAATCAATCACTGTCCCATTACTTGACAAGGCAGACAAAGAGAGTGTATGAGTGAGAAAAACCTTTTGGCCTGTCTCGACAAGCAAGAGGAATGTCGACTTCAGAGGGCTAACACAGGCAGAAAACACAGGCCCAGTAAATATTCAATTTAAAGGATTCCCAGATAAGGCGAGTTGAAAAATTGAGGCAGCACCCATTCTTCTAGATAAGAGAAGACGGAGCCATCTGGAGGCTGGGAGATAGCGAACTCCCACACCATCCCAGAGACCTCACTCTCATCTGCTGCAGCGGCAGAGAAGGGAAAAATAGAGTGCCGACACTTTCATTATGTTAACTTCAAAATGAATTTATTCACATTCAGTGCATGTAGTTACTGGCTTTGGTAAACACAACGTCACTGTTGTGCCCGCCATTATAGATAGCTATGATCGGTCAGTCTTAACATAATACTGTTCTTCATTAGGATTAAATGACTTAATAACTATTTAAGATAttgtaaagtaaaaatacagtttGCTCTGCATTACCATATTTAagttaacaataaaaaaaaaaatcagatttgttcTTAAGCAATGTCTTCCATTCTACATTTAGATGTATCTTAAAACCAATAACAGTAACCACAAGCAAAATGACTGTATTCTTTCTCTGAAATTGTCGAACATATATTCTCAGAAGGGAAATATAGGTATCAGTAGTCTCTAGAGTTGCACCCACCTTTGAAAAACCCATGTCCGACCCATATAATCGTCATGGATACCGTCATGATTGAAGGTAAAGTTAATCAAGAttctactttttttctttaaactagTCTGTTTCCTTGAAAGAGCAGGCATCAGAAGCAGTTGGTGCACTCAGTTTAAAGAtactgaatatatatatatctatatatctatagtACAAAGTAAACCAAACACAAATGTAGTGTATCTTTGGCCCAGGCCTGTATCTCTTCTAAATCCACCTTGACTGCatctttgaaaacaaacaatattggcaaaaatggacTCTCCGCTTGTGAATAACCTTGTCCACATTCTTCTAATGCACTTGGTTGACTCCTCCACCATGCTATTTCGTGCCAGCCACATTGGATTTAGCTCCGGGATAATGcttttgtcagtgtgttttatcTGTTCTCTCACTCAGGTACGCTATGCCGTTATCCCTAATTACCCCCACTGCATTTTACACTTGGCCCAGAATTCTTAATGCTTGATAACAGATGCAGGTCGATTTGAAATTTACTTATAGCGGCATTATCTTTCTGACCCGCATCGCAGACTGACTGTCCCACAGGCTCTTGGGTGAAAGCTGTTAACTCTGTGATAACAACGACCTGAAGTGATAACCTTCCAGCAGTCTCGAGGACACACAGTTTGCTACATATGTGCTGTATTGCAGTCACAGCATTTCTTATTCAACCTTGGGTGCTCTGCTGTGCTCTGATTCATTTAATGGGATCGAGAGGGAGGTTAATCACTATGTCCGACCATAGACTGTTAAAATGCTGGCTGATCATTCTGTGAAATATTACGATTTGTATTCCTTTGAAAGACGTATTTGAACGCTAATTCCACAGAAGTGAActctccttttttcctcttttcaagCTGTAACAGAATTGCCTCCCCAGTTAGGAgtcactttgattaatttaCTTTAGGAGGCCGACATCTGCGTTTGCAGATTTTCATTAAGATCAACAGTAAAAGCCTCAGACAAGGTTCCACTTGTCTAAGTTATTATCCCCAGAAGACATGGTTGATTAAGTGGAAAAAGCTCTTAAATATTCAGATAAAATAATTCTCAGGaaggtttattttgtttgcCTCGTTTAGGACAACTTTTTAAGAAATATATGTAGAAATCTTTAATCCATAAAATTCAATGCGTACGCtgccagctgttttttttttcctaccacTGTGCATTCTGCTCGGAGTTGCATTTTGATCCAATTGCCATAGATGTCTGCAGCAACCAGTTAAGCTTCAGCAATCACTCAGcggtaccttttttttttgcaactaaAATGGTATCTAAATGGTGTGAAAATGCAGAGAGGCAatgcataaaaaaatgtcaactGGAGAAAGTCAGCAGCCATTTCATTTATTGTGTCAGTCAACCACAAGTGCACAATGTTACTGTGAAAACGTGGCTCTTTTAAGACCTCATTGTTCAGCATATGATTTTGCTTGAGAAAAGGTAGAACACAGCGGAAAAGGTAGACTGTACTATACAATAGATGTGGTGGGTGGGTAGGCCTATTGGCTGAAAGAGGAAGGAGTATAGCGTGTTGCCTTAGTTTCATATTTTACAGGAACAGTGTAGTGTGAAGCTCTGTCAAGCCCAGTTTTAATCCTTTTCTCCACTGTGTTGTGTGATGTTATGTTGTTATCTTAATGATAATCTGTGCCTGTATTTCTGCCCTAGGCATTTCTGTCAGGCTGGGTTGgtttaggagctgcgccttatCAACAGCTTTGTCATTAAATCAGCTTTTTCTACAGACAAATTTCACTGCCGTTATTCTTATCAAAAGATCAGCACACTGTGATTTTCTGTTCAATCAGAGCTTTGCAAATTCAATGACGTGTGAGTAAGAAAgatgaaatacaaaacaaaaattccactggggaaaaaaatccaatttatttaattttgttttcatgagttaataatcagacaaataaaactGGTATGTTTTGCATTTGTCATACCATCAATGGCTtaaatctgttttcattttatattcTTGGGTCTAccttgtgtatttttaaaggcTACACTTAAGAGTATGGAGAAATAGAGATGATTGGAACATGATGCTTATAAATGATTTCATCCACGGGCTGTAGATAGTTTACTGCAAGCAGGAATCTGGAACCTGTGCAATTCATGGCTTTTTCTTTTGTCGGTGTGAAATGGGATGTGAATCTGTTAAAGATTTTATAGCACGGTAACACACATCACAGTCATGTGGATGTGAGAGACCATGACGTGCCGAGAAACACATCCCTTAAATGCTGTATGTACAGAGGCAAGCTTTCAGGTCCCAGTCAAACTGACCTCTGGAGGCTGGAATTGGTACTCAGTTCTTCTGAGAAAGCACTGTTCTGTCTGAGTGAGTGTTCTGATTGTCTCAGCATTGTGCTTGAGTGGAGGGCAGCGCCAAATGAACTCCTCTGATTCAATCCTCTCCACTGTTTGACACCGGTTCAGCCAGTCAGTGAGGAGGGTGCACTGAGACTCCTTCCCCCAAACACACTCTCTTACAGTGGGGGAAACTGCTGTATGGCAAATGTCCAAGAGGTCTCTTGCATGCTGTCTGCGAGGCCGATTCGacaccctctctctcctcccacaATGCACTGAGAGTCTCTGGAGGCTGATAGCCCGGTTCCTGGGTATCCAGTTGGTCTTTGGAAAGAAGGATGCTGATGGAGGGCACCGTCCTGTGCACCGTCATTTCAGATGTCCCCCCTTCACTACTCTCCCACACCTCTTTCACCACCTTGTACCGCAGTTTGGTCAGCTGGTGCAGAGAGCCCACTTTTCGTTTCATGATCTCAGCACAAGTGATGGTCTTTGTGACTGCACGGCCTGACCCGGTGAAGACCACCTGCCTGAGCCCACCGCCACTCACACCTCCCCCACTTACACCCTTCTCTCCCTGCATCCGTGCCATGGCAAATCCCATTAAGTTGCGGATCTTACTTCCCTCTTTCACACGCATCTCCAGCACCCCAGAGGCCAGTCCTGGAAAGGGACAGGGGCTGTCCTCCTCAGTTCGGCAGACTTTCTTAAACCCTTCCTGCCCTAGTTTGAGTGCAGGGGGAGGGACTGGCAGTGGCGCAGGCTTCAGCGGGCTGGAAACACTGTTGACCACTGCTGGCTGGCCAGCATTGCTGTAAGTTTGATTCTGGTAGACAGAGCAGGTCCCTGGGATAACCCCATTCTCCATTTGGATCGCTCTGTTCACCTCTAGTCCGGGATGGGGCCTGACAGCGTCTCTGATCAGGTACTGGTTCTGGCCACTGACCACTCCACACCCTGTGAACATTTCTTCTGTCTTCAATGCTCTGCCGTAATGTTAGTCCAGACACGCacttttcccacatggaaaccAGCTCAACATCATTTTCTTATGTATGTGgcactttctctccctccagTCAACAGCAGTAAAGTTTCAAGACTTCACATAAGAAATATTACCCACTCCCCAAGAGCACTATCAATGAAGTCTTTAATGCTTCCTCTCAGAAAGAGCTGGAGAAATAAGATAAACGCCTGGCTGGTGAATTAAGAGCACTGTCGGGACCATTCAAGATGTTCTTTAAAGAACATCTCAATTTCATACCACAAATGACTATTTGGAAAAAGCTCTGGAgatggataaaaaaaagaagaagaaaaactaaGATAAATTATCCTCTCTCCGTTGTTTGTATATATTtcatttggtgcttttatccTTAATAGCTGCAAAAGATATGGTGTACTTTGTCGATTCGTCTTTAACAAAACTTTTCTAAAGAGACACTAAAAGCTCAAATTAAGACTCCACCTTTTTCTTAGCGATCCAGTCCAGCGCTGTTGATTTTGATCTGCTGATCATGTCGCCTTCAACTCAAAATTGACCTCTTGGGTTGTCCAGCTGTTAAGTTCCACCTCCTGTTGTGGACCTCTGGATGTTTTACTCCAGCTTGAGTAGGTCTGCGTCTCCTCTCCCTGTGCTCATCTTGGCATCCACAGTAGTTGAGGCCAGGGTTGCATGGAGGTCTGCACCTGGGGTGTCCTCCCTAGAGCTCTGTCTTGTCTCCAGTGATGCTCTGGGAAGTCTGTTCTGTTccccacaaagagacataaggGACAGGAGCTGCCTCACAAATGCTCACAGGAGGAGTGTCTGTGTGGTTGAGGGGGAGCATGAGGGAAAGGGGAGACAGCCCTCTTAAAGGCGCAGGTCTTTTCATCTTTTAGATGAACACCCTCCCCTCCACAACTGAAGCCTGCCATCTGAGGAAAAAGCGGAGGGCAGGGCTACTGTGTCGCTTTAAAACCTAGAACGCAGATCCCCGGCAACTTTGTCAATCTCTTTAGAGGACGTTCCAGTGTTCAATGTACATGACTGATTAAACCTGAGTTCTGAAATAGAGACTCAGTCAacctttaaaaatgcattttcagctatgaaacaatgaattaaaTTAGCTCTGTTATAATTGAAAACATCCTTCAAAGAGCCACTGAAAGTCAGCAGCATTAAATTGCACTGTACTTAGCCTTTATCCTATTAGATGTTTGTGACCATTACAATTTACATAATGCAGCATTAATAGCTTCATTGTTGAGGCAATCAAGTGGCGCGGTAAGAATGCCTGTCTCTTAACGCTTGAATTGTTATATTGTTACAAGGCTGGAGAGCCCTTGTGATCAAGGACACAAGGACCACAAAAAGCATAGAGGCATGACTTCCATGTTCAAGGTGCTGTATTAATAGTGACTGTCTTCATTAGCCTGGCATATCTGGGCAGGTGAGGAGATGGGGCTGACAGGTGGGGTAATAAGCATCTTAATGGGCTTTCCATCACCAGTGGAGGGCGCTGGCTCGCTCCCTTCTGCACCGAGTCAGGCCCAGACAGCTGTAGCATCGCCCTGTTCAGCCCAGTCTCCCGGTCGACAGGtggatttgtttttgtgtgtgactgacagATGGGAGAATAAGTAAAGACAGCCCACTGAGGCTGAACCTATGAGgccaggagagagaaagaggcagacAGTCCTAACTACTCTCTGCTCAGTATACCCCATGGTGCACAGTAGTACACGGACAGTATAAACTCACTGTGGCTCAGCCCAGTCTGTACTGTGAGGCTAATTCACAGTGGCATGTGTATTATATTGGATCCCTATGGTAATCAAggaaaaaataaggaaaagcccCCACACCTTCAGCTCTAACTGTTAAAGTGGAAACTGGATTTGAAAGTCTTTTATTAGCACTTTGAATTGGAATCATCCTTGAAGAGTTGATAGATTGATTGGATCCATGGAAtgattaagttttttttccttttttttaattcgaATGTATGGGGTGGGAGAGCTATTTATCTCCGGAGCCATTCCAGACACTGCAGGAGACGTAGTGACaaatatctgtcttttttttttcttgctttttttgtgagctaaaaaagaaaacgggagagagggaagacaggggggaggagggagggtcTGTAGCGCTCACCACCAAAGTGATCATTCTGTTGTTTGGGAGAAATTACCCTCATCAGTCATACAGAGATGCACAGCTGCCTAAGGGGATCTGGTAATGTTACTGcataataaactgtgtttgtgtgtgtgcacgtgtgtgtgtgtgtgtgtgtgtgtttggagttAGAGCGAGAGAAGGCGAGAAAGAAATGCAAGAGGGCAGGGGGTTAAAGAAGTCTGATTTAACCACAGAGAGGTTAAAATTGATGATAAAAGCAGCTCTGTAATCATCCCTTCTCTCTACATAATGTTGGGACATCATTTATCGCTTCTCTGTTTAACTTTAGGAACCTGTTAGCTGTCGGGAACGTGATTCAGCCTCTGAGTAAAACTGCAGGGTTCTGAGCGAAGTGTCTTCAGACAACTTTTTGTGTCTCCATCAAAGACAAAACCATTCTCCAGATGGCTAAATAAAACCATCAGTGCTTTGCA from Epinephelus moara isolate mb chromosome 1, YSFRI_EMoa_1.0, whole genome shotgun sequence harbors:
- the LOC126391770 gene encoding uncharacterized protein LOC126391770 — its product is MFTGCGVVSGQNQYLIRDAVRPHPGLEVNRAIQMENGVIPGTCSVYQNQTYSNAGQPAVVNSVSSPLKPAPLPVPPPALKLGQEGFKKVCRTEEDSPCPFPGLASGVLEMRVKEGSKIRNLMGFAMARMQGEKGVSGGGVSGGGLRQVVFTGSGRAVTKTITCAEIMKRKVGSLHQLTKLRYKVVKEVWESSEGGTSEMTVHRTVPSISILLSKDQLDTQEPGYQPPETLSALWEEREGVESASQTACKRPLGHLPYSSFPHCKRVCLGEGVSVHPPH